A single Calypte anna isolate BGI_N300 chromosome 24, bCalAnn1_v1.p, whole genome shotgun sequence DNA region contains:
- the LAYN gene encoding layilin isoform X2, with amino-acid sequence MLAAAALCAAALGWAAGTRLRSGQTVCRGGTQQPCYKVVYFHDASRRTSYEEAHLACRADGGHLVSIETAAEQRLIEKFIQSLLASDGDFWIGLRRKVEEAENSTECQNLYSWSDGSSSKFRNWYVDEPSCGSEICVVMYHQPSAPPEKPTSGPRDNSQRDVAAEPLNPVFPEERRREDGNVTAVEAQEPVQSLAYILIPSIPVLILLMVLAAIFCFWLFVKKRQEHRDASPKEEDAWLSNLRRNSPNLDIYKVIKKQSEADLAGTRPDTKNSSFRGAQEDKVLGSPSRDSDDVAMNLSTSGFVTLASTESGFVTNDIYELCGDHVGRSKESAWVENEIYGY; translated from the exons ATGCTGGCGGCCGCGGCCCTTTGCGCTGCCGCGCTGGGCTGGGCTGCGGGGACGCGGCTGCGGAGCG GACAGACAGTGTGCCGGGGTGGGACACAGCAGCCCTGCTACAAAGTGGTTTATTTTCACGATGCCTCACGCAGGACCAGCTATGAAGAAGCACACCTTGCCTGCAGAGCTGATGGGGGGCACCTGGTCAGCattgaaacagcagcagagcaaagacTGATTGAAAAATTCATCCAGAGTCTCCTGGCTTCTGATGGAGATTTTTGGATAGGGCTTAGGAGGAAagtggaggaggcagagaacAGTACGGAGTGTCAGAACCTCTACTCCTGGTCAGATGGCAGCTCATCCAAATTCCG GAACTGGTATGTAGATGAGCCATCCTGTGGGAGTGAAATCTGTGTTGTGATGTACCACCAGCCATCTGCTCCACCAG agaAGCCAACGAGTGGTCCAAGAGACAACTCTCAGAGAG ATGTTGCAGCAGAGCCCTTGAACCCAGTATTCCCAGAGGAACGCCGGAGGGAAGATGGAAATGTCACAGCTGTGGAAGCCCAGG AACCTGTCCAGAGTCTTGCCTACATCCTTATTCCCAGTATTCCTGTGCTGATTCTCCTGATGGTCCTTGCTGCCATCTTctgtttttggctttttgtgaAGAA GAGACAGGAGCACAGAGATGCAAGCCCAAAGGAGGAAGATGCATGGCTGTCAAACCTCAGGAGGAACAGCCCAAATCTGGATATTTACAAAGTAATCAAGAAGCAATCAGAAGCAGATCTGGCTGGAACCAGACCTGACACGAAGAATTCTTCCTTCCGTGGTGCCCAGGAAGATAAAGTGCTGGGCAGCCCCTCCAGGGATTCTGATGATGTGGCCATGAATCTCTCAACCAGTGGCTTTGTGACACTGGCCAGTACTGAAAGTGGCTTTGTCACCAATGACATCTATGAGCTGTGTGGAGATCATGTGGGGAGGAGCAAGGAATCAGCCTGGGTGGAGAATGAGATTTATGGATATTAA
- the LAYN gene encoding layilin isoform X1: MLAAAALCAAALGWAAGTRLRSGQTVCRGGTQQPCYKVVYFHDASRRTSYEEAHLACRADGGHLVSIETAAEQRLIEKFIQSLLASDGDFWIGLRRKVEEAENSTECQNLYSWSDGSSSKFRNWYVDEPSCGSEICVVMYHQPSAPPGVGGPYMFQWNDDRCNMKNNFICKYSLEKPTSGPRDNSQRDVAAEPLNPVFPEERRREDGNVTAVEAQEPVQSLAYILIPSIPVLILLMVLAAIFCFWLFVKKRQEHRDASPKEEDAWLSNLRRNSPNLDIYKVIKKQSEADLAGTRPDTKNSSFRGAQEDKVLGSPSRDSDDVAMNLSTSGFVTLASTESGFVTNDIYELCGDHVGRSKESAWVENEIYGY, encoded by the exons ATGCTGGCGGCCGCGGCCCTTTGCGCTGCCGCGCTGGGCTGGGCTGCGGGGACGCGGCTGCGGAGCG GACAGACAGTGTGCCGGGGTGGGACACAGCAGCCCTGCTACAAAGTGGTTTATTTTCACGATGCCTCACGCAGGACCAGCTATGAAGAAGCACACCTTGCCTGCAGAGCTGATGGGGGGCACCTGGTCAGCattgaaacagcagcagagcaaagacTGATTGAAAAATTCATCCAGAGTCTCCTGGCTTCTGATGGAGATTTTTGGATAGGGCTTAGGAGGAAagtggaggaggcagagaacAGTACGGAGTGTCAGAACCTCTACTCCTGGTCAGATGGCAGCTCATCCAAATTCCG GAACTGGTATGTAGATGAGCCATCCTGTGGGAGTGAAATCTGTGTTGTGATGTACCACCAGCCATCTGCTCCACCAGGTGTCGGAGGTCCTTACATGTTTCAATGGAATGACGACAGATGcaacatgaaaaataacttcatttgcAAATATTCTCTTG agaAGCCAACGAGTGGTCCAAGAGACAACTCTCAGAGAG ATGTTGCAGCAGAGCCCTTGAACCCAGTATTCCCAGAGGAACGCCGGAGGGAAGATGGAAATGTCACAGCTGTGGAAGCCCAGG AACCTGTCCAGAGTCTTGCCTACATCCTTATTCCCAGTATTCCTGTGCTGATTCTCCTGATGGTCCTTGCTGCCATCTTctgtttttggctttttgtgaAGAA GAGACAGGAGCACAGAGATGCAAGCCCAAAGGAGGAAGATGCATGGCTGTCAAACCTCAGGAGGAACAGCCCAAATCTGGATATTTACAAAGTAATCAAGAAGCAATCAGAAGCAGATCTGGCTGGAACCAGACCTGACACGAAGAATTCTTCCTTCCGTGGTGCCCAGGAAGATAAAGTGCTGGGCAGCCCCTCCAGGGATTCTGATGATGTGGCCATGAATCTCTCAACCAGTGGCTTTGTGACACTGGCCAGTACTGAAAGTGGCTTTGTCACCAATGACATCTATGAGCTGTGTGGAGATCATGTGGGGAGGAGCAAGGAATCAGCCTGGGTGGAGAATGAGATTTATGGATATTAA